The following are encoded in a window of Phaseolus vulgaris cultivar G19833 chromosome 3, P. vulgaris v2.0, whole genome shotgun sequence genomic DNA:
- the LOC137839012 gene encoding uncharacterized protein codes for MCCESSLSPPPLGDPCSPVGRSSSMGSSESSPSSSSSSSFTTDPVSVGVADAPSPMEVVRGDAPANVVDRSDSPPMAVPLGDFSWVDPRVMDVSSIYETEESVAKFLLRRPVLKAEEFSSHFSILPCGAAERVCMGRPGSDPPFFYMYTCFFVDLFISLPFDEFTMGVLQTLNVAPTQVHPNTWASLQAFRLLCDVMRLYPTPSCFLSYYNSHPAKKAAWHSLAGRPGSVLFYLFALSYKRFKERFVKVVIRPEATAFFFDSTGRSKFPLYWTRQPCEFKEWPRPTEGENELGVLALFDALPRRLPCRGLIGAYAKSARWAAVREIMVNERPSAVSVLDKHRQKAAERRGRRSLEVIPPPSDEGVVGPSHKSKGSVGPTHKSKKRPRGASSIATTTRSPRSMPTPPPSRWVSAEAASGTPGALVHSEACPSVADAQAALTPFDILGAGYRFSRRVRVALPDEARDPLRSVAPSELLRSGFELMCRSVVLVQSGLQGQDRQAEDVSALEHKLSEAVEDLKQSLAANTNLSARIAEEAAERELAQKEAAEARRQLEAEKLRAAAEIANLRKLVEEKDGQLSASATEMAALQLAKEQAEAELDENYEEAEELLRQCFERAVRQAHVLYGGPPATGSFDLDYEVYQGRLMPSAEAAALAAQEAEPAEVEI; via the exons ATGTGTTGCGAGTCTAGTCTTTCCCCTCCTCCCTTGGGCGACCCGTGCTCTCCCGTCGGTCGCTCGTCTTCGATGGGGTCTTCTGAATCGTcaccctcttcttcttcctcttcgtcATTCACCACCGACCCTGTTTCGGTTGGGGTGGCCGATGCTCCATCCCCGATGGAGGTTGTGAGGGGGGATGCCCCGGCCAATGTTGTTGACCGATCGGACTCGCCCCCAATGGCCGTCCCCTTAGGGGATTTTAGTTGGGTGGATCCTAGAGTGATGGATGTCTCGTCTATCTATGAGACCGAGGAGTCTGTGGCAAAATTTTTGCTCAGGCGACCGGTTTTAAAGGCGGAGGAGTTTTCTTCCCATTTTAGCATCCTACCTTGTGGGGCGGCTGAGAGGGTGTGCATGGGGCGGCCTGGTTCCGATCCCCCTTTCTTTTATATGTACACTTGCTTTTTTGTTGatctttttatttctcttcCTTTTGATGAGTTTACGATGGGCGTCCTTCAGACGCTCAACGTTGCTCCCACCCAGGTTCACCCAAATACCTGGGCGTCCCTTCAAGCCTTTCGCTTGTTGTGTGACGTTATGCGTCTTTACCCCACGCCTTCAtgttttctttcttattataaCTCCCATCCTGCCAAGAAGGCCGCTTGGCATTCGCTGGCCGGCCGGCCCGGTAGCGTTCTTTTTTATCTCTTTGCCCTTTCTTATAAACGTTTCAAAGAGAGGTTTGTGAAGGTCGTGATCCGGCCCGAGGCGACCGCTTTCTTTTTTGACTCGACCGGGCGGTCGAAGTTCCCTCTTTACTGGACTCGGCAACCTTGCGAGTTTAAGGAGTGGCCGAGGCCGACGGAGGGTGAGAACGAGCTGGGTGTCCTTGCTCTTTTTGACGCCCTCCCGAGGAGGCTTCCGTGCCGGGGGCTGATTGGTGCGTATGCCAAGTCTGCGCGTTGGGCGGCTGTGAGGG AGATAATGGTTAACGAGCGACCGAGCGCCGTTAGCGTGCTTGACAAGCATCGGCAGAAGGCGGCCGAACGAAGGGGTCGTCGAAGCTTGGAGGTGATACCGCCGCCGAGTGATGAAGGGGTGGTCGGCCCATCTCACAAGTCCAAGGGGTCGGTTGGCCCCACCCATAAGTCCAAGAAGCGTCCGAGGGGCGCCAGCAGCATTGCCACCACCACCCGGTCTCCCAGGTCCATGCCAACGCCTCCTCCTTCCCGATGGGTATCTGCTGAGGCGGCGTCGGGCACTCCCGGGGCCTTGGTGCACTCAGAAGCCTGTCCATCTGTGGCCGATGCCCAGGCGGCTCTCACGCCCTTCGACATTTTGGGGGCCGGGTATCGGTTCTCCCGGAGGGTTCGCGTCGCGCTTCCAGATGAGGCTCGGGACCCCCTGCGCAGCGTCGCTCCCTCGGAACTGCTAAGGAGCGGCTTCGAGTTGATGTGCCGGTCGGTCGTCCTTGTCCAGAGCGGGCTTCAAGGCCAAGACCGTCAGGCCGAAGATGTGTCCGCCTTGGAGCATAAGCTGTCGGAGGCTGTCGAGGATTTGAAGCAGTCCCTAGCTGCAAACACTAACCTCTCGGCCCGGATTGCTGAAGAGGCGGCCGAGAGGGAGTTGGCGCAAAAGGAGGCGGCCGAGGCGAGGCGCCAGCTGGAGGCCGAGAAGCTGAGGGCGGCCGCCGAGATCGCCAACTTAAGAAAGTTGGTTGAAGAGAAAGATGGGCAGCTTTCTGCCTCGGCCACTGAGATGGCCGCCCTTCAACTCGCGAAGGAGCAAGCCGAGGCCGAGCTTGACGAGAATTATGAGGAGGCCGAGGAGTTGCTGAGGCAATGCTTCGAGAGGGCCGTTCGTCAAGCGCACGTGCTCTACGGTGGGCCGCCGGCCACTGGTAGCTTCGACCTTGATTATGAAGTTTATCAGGGTCGGTTAATGCCGAGTGCCGAGGCAGCTGCCTTGGCTGCCCAAGAGGCTGAACCGGCCGAGGTCGAGATCTAG
- the LOC137806444 gene encoding protein PHYTOCHROME KINASE SUBSTRATE 1-like, whose translation MATISSTPNSSFHQLHTLKSENNNSHLYDATFSPYLNGNEGTIVGRLGETSQNLNPFINNRRSPLQKLEKKEENGEIGVFGAEKYFNAGESETPRSVSSIATSKYLHQRDEPVALATRKHTLQFGTPSTRSESTSNSQSAFLQTGMRNSLRNKKDKCQAKSVLAGLGFKCSCSGKDSVDAGEISFSKTATYGAVQGKTTTRKLVDIAALDASHSIKLSKPNAELLKINNVYFKKEENFGVGVNGRKNSLSFSPLSSASGKQNHLVEMQAEQEEEEIKPRKSLEVFGSPILKNRIKSLSFDKRVEMSSRDGVPRTEEIDSNYINDAASDASSDLFEIESIKSKSNPFLARQTSDAASGCVSPTNGYAPSEASIEWSVATASAAVMSDCEEQMSEVTIRSPITTTYTLSNGKTKPPREVHRRRPSMLLGCKSHKAVRVAGDAFITHEHPSSTPEIRNRTNTSHVTRFPSVTKLGNYGTKHGQQHHAYATSPLQHSHSPHASKLLYI comes from the coding sequence ATGGCTACTATTTCATCCACTCCCAACAGCAGCTTTCATCAGTTGCATACTTTGAAGTCTGAGAACAATAACAGTCATCTCTATGATGCCACTTTCTCTCCATATTTGAATGGCAATGAAGGGACCATTGTAGGAAGGCTTGGTGAAACAAGCCAAAACCTCAATCCCTTCATCAACAACAGAAGGTCCCCTCTTCAAAAgctagaaaagaaagaagagaatggAGAAATCGGAGTGTTTGGGGCTGAAAAGTACTTCAATGCAGGAGAATCTGAGACCCCTAGATCTGTCAGCAGCATTGCCACATCAAAGTACCTGCACCAGAGAGATGAACCAGTGGCTCTAGCAACTAGAAAGCACACACTTCAGTTTGGAACTCCAAGCACTCGCTCTGAATCAACTAGCAATAGCCAGAGTGCTTTTCTGCAGACTGGGATGAGAAATTCTTTAAGGaataaaaaagataagtgtCAAGCCAAGAGCGTTCTAGCTGGTCTTGGCTTCAAATGCTCTTGTTCCGGAAAAGATTCAGTTGATGCAGGTGAAATCAGTTTTAGCAAAACTGCTACTTATGGTGCAGTTCAAGGCAAAACAACAACAAGAAAGCTGGTTGATATTGCTGCTCTAGATGCTAGCCATTCAATTAAATTAAGTAAGCCTAATGCAGAACTCTTGAAGATCAATAATGTTTACTTCAAAAAGGAAGAGAATTTTGGGGTGGGAGTGAACGGCAGAAAGAACAGTTTGTCATTCTCACCCTTGAGTTCTGCCTCAGGAAAACAAAACCATCTTGTCGAAATGCAAGCTGAACAAGAGGAAGAAGAGATCAAACCAAGGAAATCCTTGGAGGTGTTTGGCTCCCCCATACTGAAAAATAGGATCAAGTCCTTGAGCTTTGATAAAAGGGTGGAAATGTCCTCAAGAGATGGTGTTCCAAGGACGGAAGAAATTGATTCAAACTACATCAATGATGCTGCAAGTGATGCAAGTTCAGACTTGTTTGAGATCGAAAGCATCAAAAGCAAAAGCAACCCCTTCCTTGCAAGGCAAACATCAGATGCTGCTTCTGGGTGTGTGAGCCCCACAAATGGTTATGCACCAAGTGAGGCAAGCATAGAGTGGAGTGTGGCCACTGCCAGTGCTGCAGTAATGTCAGATTGTGAAGAACAGATGTCTGAAGTAACCATAAGGAGTCCAATAACGACAACATATACTTTATCAAATGGAAAAACAAAACCCCCAAGAGAGGTTCACAGAAGGCGCCCTAGCATGCTGTTGGGTTGCAAGAGCCACAAAGCAGTTAGAGTTGCTGGTGATGCCTTCATAACACATGAACATCCAAGTTCAACACCCGAAATTCGTAACAGGACTAATACCTCTCATGTGACTAGGTTTCCTTCTGTGACCAAACTGGGAAATTATGGTACAAAACATGGACAGCAACACCACGCTTATGCCACATCACCACTGCAGCACTCTCACTCACCACATGCATCAAAACTACTATACATTTAG